The following coding sequences are from one Xiphias gladius isolate SHS-SW01 ecotype Sanya breed wild chromosome 14, ASM1685928v1, whole genome shotgun sequence window:
- the dsc2l gene encoding desmocollin 2 like, giving the protein MFSKMAKVLIFNICLMLVLPRAETCSVPSSLYVRVPQTIQAGSEITKVEIADCDPKSMHLTSKDPSFTIKTDGVIVALTAVTVATGGRTFSLWAREDGGPESEMEVHLVHRTLRKREYKGQGFLKRSKRRWSPPPFNILENDKGPYPKEIEKIVSDSESKHQVYYTISGPGVNEHPVQVFALDSKSGMLIVLKPVDREEFPMFSLRTRVFDIKTNQETDEPLDVQIIVDDVNDNVPQFKDPLLYTVLEHSNPGAVVGKVNATDRDKESTLHVKIKYTLLTGLDLFAINPQTGVITTVTNTLDREVKDKHMVTVQIKDMDGAINGLFKTGTATITVGDINDNPPTFTKTSYEVSVRESENEKLILRIPVEDKDLVNSPNWISKFVISKGNEKGNFRMETDPKTNEGLLYVSKSLDYETRKNVKLEIMARNVAELSNTKAQWLSIPVDVTVTDIDEGPEFTAPTIRFTVQENIPNGTLIGSYIAVDPETKSSAGIKYYKDSDPASWINVDRSTGELRVANTIDRESPFLQNGIYNITMKAIDASSKTGTGTVIIQVEDVNDNVPALPNKLVLCEKEGELGSVLVVAEDKDQSPFSSPFSFSLPQEKDGKWSVTRLNDTAATLKHIKELPTGIYNVPMDVTDLQGFGTRQTVAVRICQCINEACLDKESSVSLGGLALLAMLLPLALLLLLCIPLALLCVTKSEKLDFERTEDSGGFLLQSNTEGKGDEVDSTLIICPPVGTKEYEVKPVPDAQWSEIKGFNTIGANSIHVSAADTRDFYSSQYKHYSDMFDSQLAGSGISFDNKHLVQDSALLHTWQTNGHYLHQKLTYLGTEEDRRYADDIIHSYGFEGVGSAAGSVGCCSDYDDNDNLDFLNTLGPKFKTLADLCTKT; this is encoded by the exons atgttttcaaaaatggcGAAGGTTCTAATTTTCAACATCTGCCTGATGTTG GTCCTGCCCCGTGCGGAAACGTGTTCCGTCCCGAGCTCTCTCTATGTGCGTGTGCCCCAAACAATCCAGGCTGGATCCGAAATCACGAAAG TTGAAATTGCGGACTGCGACCCCAAGTCGATGCACTTAACGTCGAAGGACCCGAGTTTTACGATAAAGACGGACGGAGTCATAGTGGCTCTAACCGCTGTAACTGTGGCAACCGGCGGGCGGACATTTTCTCTGTGGGCTCGGGAAGACGGCGGACCGGAAAGTGAGATGGAAGTTCACCTTGTCCACAGGACGCTGCGGAAGCGAGAG TACAAAGGCCAAGGCTTCCTGAAGCGTTCCAAGAGAAGGTGGAGTCCCCCACCCTTCAACATATTAGAGAATGACAAGGGCCCTTATCCGAAAGAAATTGAAAAG ATTGTGTCAGACTCTGAATCCAAGCACCAAGTGTACTACACCATCAGTGGACCTGGTGTCAATGAGCATCCAGTGCAGGTCTTCGCTCTCGACAGTAAGAGTGGGATGTTGATTGTGCTCAAACCAGTCGATCGGGAGGAGTTCCCAATGTTTTCA CTGAGGACCCGCGTTTTCGACATAAAGACCAATCAGGAGACAGACGAGCCCCTGGACGTCCAGATAATTGTAGATGATGTGAATGACAATGTTCCACAATTCAAAGACCCACTGCTGTATACTGTGCTTGAGCATAGTAACCCAG GGGCAGTGGTGGGGAAGGTGAACGCTACAGACCGAGACAAAGAAAGCACCCTCCACGTCAAGATCAAGTATACTCTCTTGACTGGATTAGACCTGTTTGCCATCAACCCACAAACAGGTGTCATCACCACAGTAACTAACACCCTGGACAGAGAG GTAAAAGACAAGCATATGGTGACAGTGCAAATCAAAGATATGGACGGTGCAATAAATGGGCTCTTCAAGACAGGAACAGCAACAATAACTGTGGGTGATATCAACGACAACCCGCCGACTTTCACAAAAACGTCT TATGAAGTCAGTGtcagagagagtgaaaatgaaaaacttatCCTTCGAATCCCTGTTGAGGACAAGGATTTAGTGAACTCCCCAAACTGGATTTCAAAATTTGTCATCAGTAAAGGAAACGAGAAGGGGAATTTCAGGATGGAAACAGACCCAAAAACCAATGAGGGGCTTCTGTATGTTTCAAAG TCCTTAGATTATGAGACgaggaaaaatgtaaagcttGAGATTATGGCACGTAACGTAGCTGAGCTGAGCAACACCAAGGCCCAATGGCTGTCCATCCCTGTGGATGTCACTGTCACCGATATTGATGAGGGACCAGAATTCACAGCTCCTACTATCCGCTTCACCGTCCAAGAGAACATACCAAACGGGACACTGATAGGAAGCTACATAGCCGTAGATCCTGAGACCAAGAGCAGCGCTGGCATCAA GTATTACAAGGACTCAGACCCAGCCTCCTGGATCAATGTCGACAGGAGTACAGGAGAGCTGAGGGTTGCAAACACAATCGACAGAGAGTCTCCATTCCTTCAGAATGGAATTTACAACATCACCATGAAGGCTATTGATGCCA GCTCCAAAACAGGCACCGGAACAGTCATCATTCAGGTGGAGGATGTCAACGACAACGTGCCAGCGCTCCCCAACAAGCTGGTATTGTGTGAGAAGGAAGGAGAGCTTGGCTCGGTGCTGGTTGTGGCTGAAGACAAAGACCagtctcctttttcttcccctttcaGCTTTAGTTTGCCTCAAGAAAAAGATGGCAAATGGTCTGTGACAAGATTAAATG ACACAGCAGCTACATTGAAGCATATCAAAGAGCTTCCTACGGGGATCTACAATGTTCCCATGGATGTTACAGATCTGCAGGGCTTCGGTACAAGACAGACGGTGGCAGTAAGAATCTGCCAGTGCATTAATGAAGCCTGCTTGGACAAGGAAAGCTCCGTGTCACTAGGGGGACTGGCTTTGCTGGCTATGCTGTTGCCTCTGGCCCTCCTCCTACTGCTCT GTATACCCCTTGCCCTTCTCTGTGTGACAAAGAGCGAGAAGTTGGATTTTGAACGTACAGAAGACAGTGGTGGATTCCTGCTCCAATCAAACACCGAGGGCAAAGGGGATGAAGTG GATTCTACTCTCATCATTTGCCCCCCGGTTGGAACAAAAGAATACGAAGTTAAGCCTGTACCGGATGCACAATGGTCGGAGATCAAGGGCTTTAACACAATTGGAGCTAATAGCATACATGTGTCTGCTGCTGATACCCGAGACTTTTATTCTAGCCAGTATAAACACTATAGTGATATGTTTGATAGTCAGCTTGCTGGTAGTGGCATTAGCTTTGACAACAAACACCTTGTCCAGGACTCAGCTCTTCTTCACACCTGGCAAACAAATGGTCACTATCTACACCAG AAGCTGACCTATCTGGGAACGGAGGAAGACAGACGGTACGCAGACGACATCATCCACTCCTACGGGTTTGAGGGGGTGGGCTCTGCAGCTGGCTCCGTGGGATGCTGCAGTGACTACGACGACAACGACAACCTCGACTTCCTAAACACACTCGGACCAAAGTTCAAAACTCTTGCAGACCTCTGCACAAAGACATGA
- the LOC120798489 gene encoding desmoglein-2-like: MALPPKCSRFILLASCLTLVPVEAEGNGPALQRQKREWIVAPRKLKENFDYTTYDSIAKIRSDKENYTKIIYELSGPGVDQSPRGIFSVIRDTGLVKIHSILDREEIPSYNLKGVAKFLDGTYAEKDIDLKIVVEDVNDCPPILKAQQVGYVNESSATGTFVMKAIATDADQENTLHSKIYYRIVEQRYTAELFSINSETGEVTVRMNTLDREKQDTYKLTIQVSDMNGQTGGNTGTGDIEIKILDINDNIPTLEEETYEGSVEENTIGVEVMRIKAMDMDLIHTDNWLAVFEIISGNEAGYFSITTDNKTNEGIIMIHKPLDYENIKVLILEVIVYNKAQYNFGSTQSIGAIISKTYPIRINVINQKEGPRFQPSVKVVTISEDHTSISINKVITTYFAIDSDTLQKATNVRYAKIVDIDNWLIIDERTADIRLNKLPDRESKFLINGTYNAKIICITNESPSKTATGTIAIQVEDFNDHCPTLTKTSHTMCHRDNVIYVTAVDRDELPNTEPFEFTVIQGSSKEKWTVEHLNGTSAILRDQANLWPGIYKVALEVKDQQGKSCADVQIMDVTVCTCHGSTQTCGSRIVKTARFGAAGILLLLLGLLLLLFVPLLLLFCLCGGAAALGDFKAIPFETKPQMISYHTEGQGEDKEVPLLHDVVEFDHGIREKIKGGLAEFGGAAGGEAASGNVISSSTVITGNANIYGNNVWSNNVIAGKGIIGGQEDVYYRYRAGVYDEMALSDQFLGEYYSSKSNNAAQQSQQKDGLLVYDYEGQESLAGSVGCCSLLENDDDLAFLNDLGPKFKTLAEICQGSTFVTESVNAGVSISPVRPVSPIRPSTSTHKHGYTHTDTIRDRDRDRVNVDTINTSNVASGSSTIVQEEQITERAQGSATVSKVHVQDKVVIPSQTLLIQQPAMYYSATPMYVVEPQPQMVLMAGGTQQQSVGQVGHIGLSQGMVQVGGLQGSQGVVLVDRQVGMGGVTGQVAQGLSQGTVSRSRKVLVVENGSLGGEQGVHLEQGFVQTGQESTEQGLEVRGQGAQVKAQSFLLGSHSSIGSNEDFPPSAKFQGSQRVVVQHKKVSVNERNIESSTKVQRKPFD; this comes from the exons ATGGCCCTACCGCCGAAGTGCAGCCGTTTTATCCTGCTGGCGTCCTGCCTAACG CTGGTTCCTGTGGAGGCAGAAGGAAATGGGCCAGCgttacagagacagaaaagagaatgGATCGTAGCTCCCAGAAAGCTGAAGGAGAACTTTGACTACACCACCTACGACAGTATTGCTAAA ATTCGCTCAGATAAGGAGAActatacaaaaataatatacGAGTTAAGTGGGCCTGGTGTTGACCAGTCACCTCGTGGTATATTTTCTGTCATCCGTGACACTGGCTTGGTGAAAATCCATTCCATTCTGGACCGAGAGGAGATCCCCTCCTACAAT CTAAAAGGTGTGGCAAAATTCCTCGACGGGACCTACGCTGAAAAAGATATTGACCTTAAAATTGTTGTTGAGGATGTGAATGACTGCCCACCAATCCTTAAAGCACAGCAAGTCGGATATGTCAATGAATCTAGTGCAACAG GCACTTTTGTCATGAAAGCGATTGCTACTGATGCTGATCAAGAGAACACACTCCACTCCAAGATTTACTACCGTATTGTGGAACAGCGTTACACAGCTGAGCTGTTCTCAATCAACTCTGAGACTGGAGAGGTCACCGTTCGAATGAACACTCTAGATAGGGAG aaacaagATACATATAAGTTGACTATTCAAGTGTCTGACATGAATGGACAAACGGGAGGAAACACAGGAACTGGAGACATTGAGATCAAAATTCTGGACATAAATGACAATATTCCAACCCTGGAAGAAGAAACG TATGAAGGGAGTGTGGAGGAAAACACTATTGGTGTGGAAGTGATGAGGATCAAAGCCATGGACATGGATCTGATTCACACTGACAACTGGCTGGCCGTCTTCGAAATAATTTCAGGGAATGAGGCAGGCTATTTCAGTATCACTACTGATAATAAGACCAACGAGGGAATTATCATGATTCACAAG CCCCTGGACTACGAGAACATAAAGGTGCTCATCTTGGAAGTGATTGTTTACAACAAAGCACAGTACAATTTTGGTAGTACGCAAAGTATAGGGGCCATAATCTCAAAAACCTACCCCATTAGAATCAATGTGATCAATCAGAAGGAAGGCCCCCGTTTCCAACCAAGTGTCAAAGTGGTGACCATCTCTGAGGACCACACTTCCATCTCCATCAACAAGGTCATCACCACTTACTTTGCTATAGACAGTGACACACTACAGAAAGCCACCAACGTAAG ATATGCCAAAATCGTTGACATCGACAACTGGTTGATTATTGATGAAAGGACAGCAGATATCAGGCTGAATAAACTGCCTGACAGAGAGTCCAAGTTCTTGATCAATGGAACATACAATGCCAAAATTATATGTATCACCAACG AGAGTCCCTCAAAAACTGCCACAGGGACCATAGCCATTCAGGTGGAGGACTTTAACGATCACTGTCCAACACTGACCAAAACATCTCACACCATGTGCCATAGGGATAACGTGATCTACGTCACAGCCGTAGACAGGGATGAGTTACCCAATACAGAACCATTTGAGTTCACTGTGATTCAGGGGAGCAGCAAGGAGAAATGGACAGTGGAACATCTTAATG GAACATCAGCCATTCTGCGAGACCAAGCCAACTTGTGGCCCGGCATCTACAAAGTGGCACTGGAGGTCAAGGACCAGCAAGGAAAGTCGTGTGCTGATGTTCAGATTATGGACGTAACTGTGTGTACTTGCCATGGAAGCACTCAAACCTGTGGGTCTCGCATTGTAAAGACTGCACGTTTTGGAGCTGCAGGTATCCTGCTTTTGCTCCtgggactgctgctgctgctgt tcgtgcccctgctgctgctgttctgccTTTGTGGAGGTGCTGCAGCTTTGGGAGATTTCAAGGCCATTCCATTTGAGACGAAACCACAGATGATCTCATATCACACTGAGGGGCAGGGAGAAGACAAG GAAGTTCCTCTTCTACACGACGTAGTGGAATTTGACCATGGCATAAGAGAAAAAATTAAGGGAGGATTGGCTGAATTCGGAGGAGCAGCAGGTGGAGAAGCAGCCTCTGGCAATGTCATAAGTTCATCCACTGTGATAACCGGGAATGCTAACATTTACGGAAACAACGTTTGGTCAAATAATGTAATCGCTGGTAAAGGGATAATAGGAGGACAAGAAGATGTTTACTACAGATACAGAGCGGGGGTCTATGACGAGATGGCTCTATCCGATCAGTTCCTGGGAGAGTACTATTCAAGT AAATCCAACAATGCTGCACAACAATCCCAGCAGAAGGATGGACTGCTAGTCTATGACTATGAGGGTCAGGAGTCCCTGGCAGGTTCTGTTGGTTGCTGCAGCCTTCTTGAGAATGATGATGATCTTGCATTCCTCAATGACCTTGGGCCTAAATTCAAAACCCTGGCTGAAATTTGTCAGGGATCGACCTTCGTGACCGAGTCTGTGAATGCAGGAGTTTCTATCTCCCCAGTCAGACCAGTGTCTCCAATCAGGCCCTCCACCTCTACCCACAAACATGGCTatactcacacagacacaatcagggacagggacagggaccGTGTCAACGTCGACACGATCAACACGTCCAATGTAGCATCTGGATCCTCTACCATCGTCCAGGAGGAACAAATCACTGAGAGAGCCCAGGGTTCAGCAACTGTTTCCAAGGTACATGTCCAGGACAAGGTAGTGATTCCCAGTCAGACACTACTCATACAACAGCCCGCTATGTACTATTCTGCTACGCCCATGTATGTAGTCGAGCCCCAACCCCAAATGGTGCTTATGGCAGGGGGTACCCAGCAGCAGTCAGTGGGTCAAGTAGGCCACATTGGGCTAAGTCAGGGGATGGTGCAGGTTGGTGGTCTCCAGGGTTCTCAGGGTGTGGTCCTTGTAGATAGGCAGGTAGGAATGGGTGGAGTGACAGGGCAGGTAGCACAAGGCCTTTCACAAGGAACCGTCTCAAGGTCCAGAAAAGTGTTAGTGGTCGAGAATGGGTCCTTGGGTGGAGAGCAAGGTGTACACTTAGAACAGGGGTTTGTTCAGACAGGACAGGAGTCCACAGAGCAGGGcttggaggtcagaggtcaaggtgCGCAGGTGAAAGCTCAGAGTTTTTTACTGGGTTCACACAGTTCTATAGGGTCAAATGAAGACTTTCCCCCGTCAGCCAAATTCCAAGGAAGCCAGAGAGTGGTTGTGCAACATAAGAAGGTTTCAGTCAACGAGAGGAATATTGAATCTAGTACAAAAGTGCAAAGGAAACCTTTTGATTAG
- the LOC120799298 gene encoding tubulin beta-2A chain-like, whose amino-acid sequence MREIVHIQAGQCGNQIGAKFWEVISDEHGIDPTGSYQGDSDLQLERINVYYNEASGSKFVPRAILVDLEPGTMDSVRSGPFGQLFRPDNFVFGQSGAGNNWAKGHYTEGAELVDSVLDVVRKESENCDCLQGFQLTHSLGGGTGSGMGTLLISKIREEYPDRIMNTFSVMPSPKVSDTVVEPYNATLSVHQLVENTDETFSIDNEALYDICFRTLKLTTPTYGDLNHLVSATMSGVTTCLRFPGQLNADLRKLAVNMVPFPRLHFFMPGFAPLTSRGSQQYRALSVPELTQQMFDAKNMMAACDPRHGRYLTVAAIFRGRMSMKEVDEQMLSVQNKNSSYFVEWIPNNVKTAVCDIPPRGLKMSATFIGNSTAIQELFRRISEQFTAMFRRKAFLHWYTGEGMDEMEFTEAESNMNDLVSEYQQYQDATADEMGEYEEDEIEDEEEVRH is encoded by the exons ATGAGGGAAATCGTTCACATCCAGGCTGGGCAGTGTGGAAATCAGATCGGGGCGAAG TTCTGGGAAGTGATAAGTGACGAGCATGGCATCGATCCCACCGGTAGTTACCAAGGTGACAGCGACCTGCAGCTGGAGAGGATAAATGTCTACTACAATGAGGcgtcag GTAGCAAATTTGTCCCCCGTGCCATTCTGGTGGACCTGGAGCCAGGAACCATGGACTCAGTTCGCTCCGGCCCATTTGGACAGCTATTCAGGCCTGACAACTTTGTCTTTG GTCAAAGTGGAGCAGGAAATAACTGGGCCAAGGGTCACTACACCGAGGGAGCTGAGCTGGTTGACTCGGTCCTGGATGTGGTGAGGAAGGAGTCTGAGAACTGCGACTGCCTCCAGGGCTTTCAGCTCACCCACTCTCTGGGCGGAGGTACAGGCTCGGGAATGGGCACACTGCTCATCAGCAAGATCCGCGAGGAGTACCCTGACCGGATCATGAATACCTTCAGCGTCATGCCTTCACCGAAGGTGTCTGACACTGTGGTGGAGCCCTACAATGCCACTCTCTCTGTCCACCAGCTTGTGGAAAACACAGATGAGACCTTTAGCATTGACAATGAGGCCCTGTACGATATTTGTTTCCGCACCCTGAAGCTGACCACACCTACCTACGGAGACCTCAATCACCTAGTATCAGCCACCATGAGCGGGGTGACCACCTGTCTCCGCTTCCCTGGCCAACTCAACGCTGACCTCCGTAAGCTGGCTGTCAACATGGTGCCCTTCCCTCGCTTGCATTTCTTCATGCCGGGCTTTGCGCCTCTCACAAGTCGGGGCAGTCAGCAGTACCGTGCCCTCTCTGTGCCAGAGCTCACACAGCAAATGTTCGACGCCAAGAATATGATGGCAGCCTGTGACCCTCGTCATGGACGCTACCTCACTGTGGCAGCTATTTTCCGCGGCCGTATGTCCATGAAGGAAGTGGATGAGCAGATGTTGAGCGTGCAAAACAAGAACAGCAGCTACTTTGTTGAGTGGATTCCAAACAATGTCAAGACCGCTGTTTGCGACATCCCACCCCGTGGTCTCAAGATGTCAGCCACCTTCATTGGCAACAGCACAGCCATCCAGGAGCTGTTCAGGAGGATATCGGAGCAATTCACGGCCATGTTCCGTCGCAAGGCTTTCCTCCACTGGTACACTGGAGAGGGAATGGATGAGATGGAGTTCACTGAGGCCGAGAGCAACATGAACGACCTGGTGTCTGAGTATCAGCAGTATCAGGATGCCACTGCGGATGAGATGGGTGAATATGAAGAAGATGAAatagaggatgaggaggaagtcCGCCACTGA